Proteins encoded by one window of Anaerosalibacter sp. Marseille-P3206:
- a CDS encoding tyrosine-type recombinase/integrase, translating into MKYYEAVEGFLKHLESIDRSYETIKGYRKELGYFGRFLEGKYSYEKDVGDITIEDLEDYMYYLKKSGKMSATRSRVVYIFRSFYNYLNKRELCSKNLAMFLEPIRVKQTERIYLSEEEFILLTGKIDKPIVKVAVQTIFYTGLRVSETVNLTLDNVDLDEKIIYVIGGKGNKDRVIPICEKLYNILIDYIDNIRPLVDSNKFFCTKKTGKLSPQYINVILHKAKDSLKWQKNVSAHILRHSFASNLIIHNAPLPSVQKLLGHSDLRVTSRYIHQDLEQLKKAVKLL; encoded by the coding sequence ATGAAGTATTATGAGGCTGTAGAAGGGTTCCTTAAGCACTTAGAATCTATTGATAGGTCCTATGAAACTATTAAAGGATATAGAAAGGAATTAGGGTATTTTGGAAGGTTTTTAGAAGGGAAGTATTCATATGAAAAAGATGTAGGGGATATAACCATAGAAGATTTAGAGGATTATATGTATTACTTAAAAAAATCAGGTAAGATGAGTGCAACAAGGAGTAGGGTAGTATATATATTTAGAAGTTTTTATAACTATTTAAACAAAAGGGAACTTTGTTCAAAAAACTTAGCTATGTTTTTAGAACCAATAAGGGTAAAACAAACTGAAAGAATATATCTTTCTGAGGAAGAATTTATTTTATTAACAGGGAAGATAGACAAGCCTATTGTAAAAGTAGCAGTACAGACTATTTTTTATACAGGTCTTAGAGTTTCAGAAACTGTTAATTTAACTCTTGATAATGTTGATTTAGATGAAAAAATAATATATGTAATTGGGGGCAAGGGGAATAAGGATAGGGTAATCCCCATCTGTGAAAAGCTTTACAATATACTTATTGATTATATAGATAATATAAGGCCTTTAGTAGATAGCAATAAATTTTTTTGTACTAAAAAAACTGGAAAATTGTCGCCACAATATATCAATGTTATTCTTCATAAAGCTAAAGATTCTCTTAAATGGCAAAAGAATGTCTCTGCCCATATATTGAGACATTCTTTTGCAAGTAACCTTATAATCCATAATGCACCTTTACCATCGGTTCAAAAGCTTCTAGGGCATTCTGATCTAAGAGTTACTAGTAGATATATACATCAAGACTTAGAACAGCTTAAAAAGGCTGTTAAGTTGTTGTAA
- a CDS encoding tyrosine-type recombinase/integrase: MYIDDLKVEDIEDFLFYLKEEKSLASASRSRHQYTLRAFWKYACNKDLCKQNIANLIEPIKIKKQERTFLTTEEAHELIEAIDHPLTQLICKTLFYTGMRIGECLNLRLKDVDFEKNMIYIINGKGKKDRNIPLNKNLIPPLKDYLSNWRPDVDTDYLFATSKTGKISSVYVNRIIKDTVERLGWEKKVTAHILRHSFASNLIKKGVNIVHVQKLLGHSNLKVTSIYTHTEMDDLNESVNLL, from the coding sequence ATGTATATTGATGATTTAAAAGTAGAAGATATAGAGGACTTTTTATTTTATCTAAAAGAAGAAAAAAGCCTCGCTTCTGCTAGTCGTAGTAGGCATCAATATACATTACGAGCCTTTTGGAAATATGCTTGTAACAAAGATTTGTGTAAACAAAACATCGCCAATCTTATAGAACCTATTAAAATCAAAAAACAAGAAAGAACCTTTCTTACTACAGAGGAAGCTCATGAATTAATAGAAGCTATCGACCATCCCCTTACTCAACTTATATGCAAAACCCTTTTCTATACAGGAATGAGAATAGGTGAATGTTTAAATCTTAGACTAAAAGATGTAGATTTTGAAAAAAACATGATATATATTATTAATGGAAAAGGTAAAAAAGACAGAAATATACCTTTAAACAAAAACCTAATTCCCCCACTTAAAGATTATCTTTCAAATTGGCGTCCAGATGTAGATACTGATTATCTATTTGCTACATCTAAAACTGGGAAAATTAGCTCTGTCTATGTAAATAGAATAATAAAAGATACTGTTGAACGTCTTGGTTGGGAGAAAAAAGTAACAGCTCATATTTTAAGACATAGCTTTGCATCAAATCTAATTAAAAAAGGAGTAAATATAGTTCATGTTCAAAAACTTTTAGGGCATTCTAACCTTAAAGTAACCTCTATATATACTCATACAGAAATGGATGATTTAAATGAATCAGTTAATCTATTATAA
- a CDS encoding SwmB domain-containing protein: MEASAINATTIRVKFSNGDVENFTVKELTEGENTVEFEYKGQKFTEKVNFTAPVEPVDKAEVEEVIFDNYRQFRVVFNTVVDEETATDPRNYYFEIVESKPDKLAVEMKEDLNLMSIDDSAFPGAPETTTAYKRFANAYPALAGNAGWYWYNNIIAETIEGKTVVTIRMPELARFDGGKLEIKEGTIEKKLDKDMTVNVAVRNVRDKDEVRIIDTAVFPMFIEDKVEPKLDKVYKYDNTVKKSGDLVPVEVDINKTIEVEATSTTKQLDLEFSEPIEKKEVNNKDVVKVYVNGVEVQDALVYATPKDATLSYDDAKIVGFDLEKAVVAANFKASDKLYNVKIVGIRDYADNIMVPSTITFNFKLINDKTKTPEAVKPIVKDIVQIADNLFKVEWNRANATGKLTIKTIDDKITEVEDEPVSLSRPEFDNDGNFVGFFSYVAVGATDDARPDSPADKTIYYAGQKDINRNITIDSIVGYTLDEDNKATKDAENKEAYNKKGMELVKDELAPEHAFSYITTDLYGVKGYTDDIGSEITMIMTDNVPFDPQALDEVMLMTYGGTPAPLNVKVSYEKDGIIRTADVEVKDTNFKNNALTIDLNDVIIGADVKLLDKDDNLVEGATYTIEVPKGMFADPKKDAEVPFGSEYGFDSDGEYTGKFDFAPATDGDVPTEEELKGMYVDAKREDENGFTSLAFTVEIEVPNKVEEKVEEDEVPQTSKPLIEVKDNALGKQEIHVRFIGSVDPETLRNPENYVLNGKTLADWEMTKEDIKYVIDGEKEEESNKYAVFTVPEGSVPVTGDVAFIIRDVANKNGAKMTPVDTKITLKDNTAPEILEAKKDGSQKIILTFDEPVILKDGETAATAGKNFKVMVGNVEKLVNEVKIDGTAVTLVLEGDMPEGEITVSTVLNHNGDMLIEDLVGNKLAEGIEIKVER, from the coding sequence GTGGAGGCAAGTGCTATTAATGCAACAACCATAAGAGTAAAATTTTCAAATGGTGATGTTGAAAATTTTACTGTAAAAGAGTTAACTGAAGGTGAAAACACTGTTGAATTTGAATACAAAGGTCAAAAGTTCACAGAAAAAGTTAACTTTACAGCACCAGTAGAACCTGTAGATAAGGCTGAAGTTGAAGAAGTTATATTCGACAACTACAGACAATTCAGAGTAGTATTCAACACAGTAGTAGATGAAGAAACAGCAACAGATCCAAGAAACTACTACTTTGAAATAGTAGAAAGTAAACCAGATAAACTTGCTGTAGAAATGAAAGAAGACTTAAACTTAATGTCTATAGACGATAGTGCATTCCCAGGTGCACCAGAGACTACAACAGCATATAAGAGATTCGCAAATGCTTATCCAGCACTTGCAGGTAATGCTGGATGGTATTGGTACAACAATATCATAGCAGAAACTATAGAAGGCAAAACTGTAGTTACAATAAGAATGCCAGAGTTAGCAAGATTTGATGGTGGAAAACTTGAAATTAAAGAAGGCACAATTGAAAAGAAACTTGACAAAGATATGACTGTAAACGTAGCAGTTAGAAACGTAAGAGACAAAGACGAAGTTAGAATAATAGACACAGCTGTATTCCCAATGTTCATTGAAGACAAAGTAGAACCAAAATTAGACAAAGTATATAAATATGACAATACAGTAAAAAAATCAGGAGATTTAGTACCAGTAGAAGTTGATATTAATAAAACAATAGAAGTAGAAGCAACTTCAACTACAAAACAACTTGACTTAGAATTTAGCGAACCAATAGAAAAGAAAGAAGTTAATAATAAAGACGTTGTAAAAGTATATGTAAATGGAGTAGAAGTACAAGATGCATTAGTATATGCTACGCCAAAAGATGCAACTCTTAGTTATGACGATGCTAAAATTGTAGGATTTGATTTAGAAAAAGCAGTAGTTGCTGCTAACTTCAAAGCATCAGATAAATTATACAATGTAAAAATAGTTGGAATCAGAGACTATGCAGACAATATTATGGTACCAAGTACAATTACATTTAACTTTAAACTAATAAACGATAAAACAAAAACACCAGAAGCAGTAAAACCAATTGTAAAAGACATAGTACAAATAGCAGATAATCTATTCAAAGTAGAATGGAATAGAGCAAATGCAACAGGTAAATTAACTATAAAAACTATAGATGATAAAATAACAGAAGTTGAAGATGAACCTGTATCATTATCAAGACCTGAATTTGATAATGACGGTAACTTTGTAGGTTTCTTCTCATATGTAGCAGTTGGTGCAACAGATGATGCAAGACCTGATTCACCTGCAGATAAAACAATATACTATGCAGGACAAAAAGACATCAACAGAAATATCACTATAGATAGTATAGTTGGTTACACTTTAGATGAGGATAATAAAGCAACAAAAGATGCTGAAAATAAAGAAGCTTATAACAAGAAAGGCATGGAATTAGTAAAAGACGAATTAGCACCAGAACATGCTTTCTCATATATCACAACGGATCTTTATGGTGTAAAAGGTTATACAGATGATATTGGTTCTGAAATAACAATGATAATGACAGACAATGTTCCATTTGACCCACAAGCATTAGATGAAGTAATGCTTATGACATATGGAGGAACACCTGCACCATTAAACGTAAAAGTATCCTATGAAAAAGACGGTATAATTAGAACAGCAGATGTTGAAGTTAAGGATACTAATTTTAAAAATAACGCTCTAACTATTGACTTAAATGATGTTATAATAGGAGCAGATGTAAAACTACTAGACAAAGATGATAACTTAGTTGAAGGTGCAACATATACAATAGAAGTACCAAAAGGAATGTTTGCAGATCCAAAGAAAGATGCCGAAGTTCCATTTGGTAGTGAATATGGTTTTGATTCAGATGGCGAGTACACTGGTAAATTTGACTTTGCACCTGCAACAGACGGTGATGTTCCAACAGAAGAAGAACTTAAAGGTATGTATGTAGATGCTAAACGTGAAGATGAGAACGGATTTACATCTTTAGCATTTACAGTAGAAATAGAGGTTCCAAACAAAGTTGAAGAAAAAGTTGAAGAAGATGAAGTACCTCAAACATCAAAACCATTAATAGAAGTAAAAGATAATGCACTAGGAAAACAAGAAATTCATGTTAGATTTATAGGTTCAGTAGATCCAGAAACTCTTAGAAACCCTGAAAACTACGTATTAAACGGAAAAACTTTAGCAGATTGGGAAATGACAAAAGAAGACATTAAATACGTAATAGATGGAGAAAAAGAAGAAGAATCTAACAAATATGCAGTATTTACAGTTCCAGAAGGAAGTGTACCAGTAACAGGAGATGTAGCATTTATAATAAGAGATGTAGCTAACAAAAATGGCGCTAAAATGACACCAGTTGATACAAAGATTACATTGAAAGACAATACAGCACCAGAAATATTAGAAGCTAAAAAAGACGGTTCACAAAAGATTATATTAACATTTGACGAACCAGTTATACTAAAAGATGGTGAAACAGCAGCAACAGCAGGTAAGAACTTCAAAGTTATGGTAGGAAACGTTGAAAAATTAGTTAACGAAGTAAAAATTGATGGAACTGCAGTTACACTTGTTCTTGAAGGAGATATGCCAGAAGGTGAAATTACTGTATCAACAGTACTAAACCACAATGGTGATATGTTAATAGAAGACCTAGTTGGAAACAAACTAGCAGAAGGAATAGAAATAAAGGTAGAAAGATAA